In Epinephelus lanceolatus isolate andai-2023 chromosome 7, ASM4190304v1, whole genome shotgun sequence, the genomic stretch aaggctcATTTAACAGTCTGGCACTCAAAGAAGCAAATGTctttataaacaaaacaatgacacagtCACCTTCAATTTCCACTTTAGTTCCATCTCCAAATAATATCTGTCCACATGTGGCCACAGCACAGTAGTAAGTCCCAGCATCAGAGGAGCTGACGTTCTTAGAGAAGAGATAAACACAACTCTTCTGAGTGTCAGAGttcctgtcacattcatcaCGTCTATTTCCATCAGTGTAGATGATGTCTGGATGAGATTTATCTGATCCGGCTCTGAACCAGAACACACTGTGATCTCCTGGACACATTTTGTTCTCAGAGTCAGAGAGGACTGAACACTGGAGAGACATCGAGGCTCCTGGACGGACTGGATCAGATACTGTCGGCCACTGAACAACAGCATAGTTTGATGTCCTCTGAGTGTTTCCTGTGTGATACAGAACTGTGTTAAAAGTTTGGCATCTCCACACATGCTTTGACATACTTAGAAGGATTTAAGAttagttaaaagttaaaatgcaAAGTAAGCATTACATACAATAATCTAAAATGATTCTCTGCAGAAATTGTTGATAAATATTAACACAGTGCAGCTTTAAGTGGTTAAAGTGATTCCAAACATTGCCATAAACAGATCACATAATTACCTTTTAATGACAAATAGGTGCCGGTCCAGGTAATCTCAGTCCACTCCATGACTGTGCAGTGATACATTCCCTCATCTTCTTGAATTGTCCTCAAAATGGTCAGACTGCTGATTTTGTTAGAAATATTTACATCCAATCTTGAGGCAGAAAACTCTGGTCCATACACAGGGTTCACATGTTTACGCAGTCTCACAATCAATTTCAGAGTCTCCCCTGCACTCTGCTTGTACCAGTAGAGTCTGTCATTAAACTCGTCATTAGGCAAATCACACGTTAAAGTCACAGGTTCACCAAGTTGAACTGTGGTCACTGGAACCAACGTATCtggatgaaatgaaaatacaacacatgAAACAACAAAGGACAATTTGtgcataatgtaaaaaaaatggagGCTAAAAGGAAATCACATGAACAACCCTACATCTAGTTTGCATGCAGATACTCAGATTAGAAAATATTTAGTTATCGTTAGCACACTTACATCCTCGATGAAGAACAAGCAGTGTAACCCATAACAGGATCATCTTGACACTGTCTATTAACATGAGACTTGTTGGTTTTTTACTGAGTAAAAGGAGGCAGTCAACTGTCAAATGCATCTGATTGGTTGTCGCAGAATCTAGATTCAAAGTTAATTTCCTGCCACACTGGTTCTATCCTGGTCTGTGTGAATTGTGTTACCTCTCTTTCTCATCCATCACTAGACTATGAGATATCTATGACTTTGTCTAAATTTGGAGTGTTTTTCAGGTACCAATTCTTGTAAATGCAGTAGGCTATATCCCACTGCTGTTATTACTAAATCATAAATGCCACGTCACTTCTAGTTCActgacagatacacacagggacacaaaaaaaaactgacgCTGTGTCCCAAATTGCATACTATGCATTACATGCCCAATATGTGTTCTACTCTTCAGTACTTTTGTGTACATAAACAGTAGTATGTATAATTTTAGACGCACTAAGCTGAAATTATCACAGCACTTCCCAAGAGCCTCCTTGCTTCCTTGCAACATCATGTCACAGGCAGCGAGACATTGAGGCTCCTGGACGGACTGCATCAGATACTGTCGGCCACTGAACAACAGCATAGTTTGATGTCCTCTGAGTGTTTCCTGTGTGATACAGAACTGTGTTAAAGGTTTGGCATCTCCACACAAGCTTTGACATATTACCTTTTAATGACAAATAGGTGCCACTCCAGGTAATCTCAGTCCACTCCATGactgcacagtgatacattcCCTCATCTTCTTGAATCGTCCTCCAAATGCTCAGACTGCTAATACTCTTATAAACCTTCACATCCAATCTCACGGCAGAAAACTCTGGTCCATACACAGGGTTTACATGTTTACGCAGTCTCACAATTAATTTCAGAGTCTCCCCGGCACTCTGCTTGTACCAGTAGAGTCTGTCGTTAAACTCATCAGGCAAAACACAAGTTAAAGTCACAGGTTCACCAAGTTGAACTGTGGTCACTGGAACCAGCGCATCTGGATTACatgaaaatacaacacatgAAACACTAAATGACAATTACTATATGATGCAGAAAGGTAATAACATGAGCAACCATACATCTAGTTTGCATGCAGATACTCAAATGAGAAAATATGTAGTTAAGATTACACAGCGCACTCACATCCTTGATGAAGAACAAGCAGTGTAACCCATAACAGGATCATCTTGACACTGTCTGTGATTTGGAAACTTGCTGGTATTTCAGTGGGTTAAGGAGGTGATGTCACATGAACACAATACTGTATGTCACACTGTCAAATGCAACTGATTGGTTATCACAGAACTTAGACTTAAAGTGCATTTCCTGCCACACTGGTCTTAGAGTGAACTTTTTGTTTCAGGGGAGATTTTGTGTTGATAAATCTATTTCTGTGTGAAGAACTCTTTTGTTTGTATGTGGTAATAacagttgacatggtgtctgtAGCTGCTTGCTGCTGAGGAGATATAACTTCTCCTGCATTAAAtcagacagtgggcccctgggcacagataggAACATACagtaggagcaagacacagacgGGTAATATCTGGTAAAGTTTAGCCtctttttgtgtcattgttCTGCATCTTTATGTTGTCATAATgaatctttttgtggttttatatccctctgtagttgtttgtgCCTTTTAGAggtaattttgtatcttttgTGGTCATTATGAATCTGTCTTGGGTCAGTTTGTGTAAATTTGAGTGGCATCTTGCAGGTGAGGGCCAGGGGTCCACCCTTACACTTTGggtccctgggcctgtgccctgtaggcctgttcagtaattcCTGCATGGTGAGACAGTGTGCAGAGTGAAGAACAGCACATAATTCTACTAAGAAGGAAACTATAATGGTTCATAttacaccaaaatctaatctggCATCCCGTCCTCTCTGATAGTTTCTGCtagtttaaagcagctgtgcggaacttttcgtttttgttgattatagcgcccctttggtcgaagcggtaagacacccacagcctggtgtcgtaaaattccgactgcagccggcaattaccacatgcatttgttttggagagcgagaggattaactaacgtcaggtcagtccaagtaattagtggaaacagcaaaattactcagtaaattctcctgtcgcgtttctgttctgatctaatctaatctgttATGTATTTTGAGTTACTAAGGCTAccgtagtagtgtgagcctcaagttattctgggtaatgtagtaaccgAAGCAGCCGTGTACGTTCGAtgtaaggaggaataaacagttaacaagtcatctgctgagtctGCATTATTAAGTGAAAAGAATACtcagacgatttgggagttatgccctttctctatcattttcatactgagacaacatgatggatatcTTGGCGCTAgtagggggtcagtacatcttgcacggagggatacaccggtgagcaacagctgcagctggctctggggcaggtacgctaggtcactcggtaaaagcaaacaaagagacgacacggacgatattactcacccgactgaaagctgtccatcagctcctgcggGCCTGGacgttttttccagttcatcttaggaacatgaaaaaaagtttcaatcacaccaggattagtgattgctgcaaagttttcactccttgtgatgcactctctgcggcgcttttcctcctgatgatatatctccccatcgatggtagcaccgagtcccattctgtgcagcaaaatgggagcggaggattcagcctctcttctcgcccgctcagcatccaacacatggagttcctcatctgtgtactccggctcaaacaggtatggctctggatctgtgtccgctacaagaaactcttcaaaatcacgtttaaagtcatccattgcagctactatagtatccggagatatcgctaggctaaataaacagctgagttttgtttacaagctacgtctgtgcctgctcaaCGGTGTATCCCTCCacggatcacagcgcaggacgtactgaccccctataagcgcaatgctaaccgctgagacccagccactggacgtacagacacaaaaaagatatcgatcatgttgtctcaatatgaaaatgatagagaaagggcataccTCACAAATGGTCagagtattcttttatgtgaagatacacagtgaagacataacataatcctaacacagcaaagctgttacctgcagccttcgcttgcaaagctaacgctactaacgttacgtcagtccaagtaattagtggaaacatgctaacatgctaacgttacacacaaattagtagtaaagtaagacctgttcataaatgttctggtgtagctctgaatttcttataaactgaggacaactgcctgctgtatatttgtgttcatggtcacagtcacagattattttagatgatgctccttcgttatccgccatgacatcaaaagtacaaccatgtcctcatagatacatctctggtaaaactgttaggtgttatgtgttcagcaatgcccgttgcatactgcttactcgaagaacactgtaaacatggctccttcttcttctgtggtttaatcgctGCGGGCTGCTGCGGGTGAGCAGAATCTCTTCTGcctcgggtgccgtattctggtttgctgacttccgctgtgtgtccGACCCGAGCGAGGCTACgttaaatagccatatagagaaaggctttgttgtcgctgttgggttcaaataaatatgcggatcttcaagggggggtgatacgaactagggacagttttattaatggtaaaaagttccgcacagctgctttaagaaAGAACACAATACATTGCTATAATGTCAATTATAGAAATTAAGAGATGTAAAAATCTTTCACCATCCTTTCCTACAGTAAAGCTGATTACCTTAAAATTTCCGGGTCCTGACAACAACAGAATCTCACTGGACAATGCTAACATAGTCATTGTGAATGATAACATGTTTACCACCATCACCATTGGGTGTTtcagcatgccaacattttataaGCTGAGGGTGATGTCAACAGTCTGGCAGCTTTTTGgcttattacctccgccaaggaggttatgttttcgccggcgttggtctgtttgtttgtttgtttgtctgcaaaataactcaaaaagttatgaacggattttgatgaaattttcaggaaaggtgaaTAATGGGACAGATGATAGCAGCAATTAAGACGTTGAAAAtagtgccatctggtggccggaaagc encodes the following:
- the LOC144463912 gene encoding signal-regulatory protein beta-2-like, encoding MILLWVTLLVLHRGYTLVPVTTVQLGEPVTLTCDLPNDEFNDRLYWYKQSAGETLKLIVRLRKHVNPVYGPEFSASRLDVNISNKISSLTILRTIQEDEGMYHCTVMEWTEITWTGTYLSLKGNTQRTSNYAVVQWPTVSDPVRPGASMSLQCSVLSDSENKMCPGDHSVFWFRAGSDKSHPDIIYTDGNRRDECDRNSDTQKSCVYLFSKNVSSSDAGTYYCAVATCGQILFGDGTKVEIEGTSTCSQNADALIFLLCAVLAISLTVIAVLIYTIKKNKSVFYLIISAAAAVQRNLHGQKSQQRDEDTQVYSAVVFTVMKTGSGAIKDSRAAERQRIYAAVKAFGLD